The genome window TAGAAATTCAAAAAGAGCAATTAGAAGATAAAAAGAAAGAGCACAAAAGCGATAATAGTAGCCAAGATAGAGCAAATTTAGACCAAAGCTTAGAGCAAAACAATCAAAATAGAGTAAATAATCCATATGCTTTAAATTATGATTATAGCATTAGAACCATAGGATTATTTTAATGAAAATTAAGTGGAAAAATACTCCAGCAGCTATCGTAAGAGATGGTAAGCTAAAAGCTGTTAAAGATATTGCTAAAATTGATCTTGATAATTTTGTTCATTTAGATAGACAAATAGAACAATTAGAGCAAAATACGCTTAAGTTTATTGAGCACGGAGTGATAAATCATGCGCTTTTATGGGGTGAGAGAGGTTGTGGTAAGTCTAGTTTAGTGCGTGGAATATTTTGTAAATTTATAGATAAAAACCTGCGTTTAATCGAGATAAATCCGAGCGAATTAAATAGTCTTTATAAGATATTAGATAAAATCAGGGATAAGAAAAAGTATAAATTTATAATTTTTTGCGATGATTTTGGGTTTGAAAATGCAGATAAGGCATTAGCTCAATTAAAAAGTCTATTAGAAGGCTCTATAGAAGCCCCACCAAGCAATGCAATATTTTATGCTACAAGTAATCTAAAACATCTAGTAAGAAGTCGCTTAAATAGTGATAATTACATAGTTGAGAAAGAAAATAGCAGAGAGAATTTAAGTCTTTCTGATAGATTTGGATTGCACATTAGCTTTTATGAGCTTAGTGTAGATGAGTATATGGATATTATATATAGGCTCTTTGATGGCTATAATGTAGATAGAGATAGATTGAAAATTCAAGCCCTAGCTTATGCAGCGAGCAAGGGCGTTAGAAGTGCAAGAAATGCTAAGCAATTTTGGCAAAATACAAAGGATGATATTGAGAAGCTCTGAGCTATTTTTGGCACTTAATAGGGTTTGTGAGTTTGATTTTAGTATTAATAAATTTTGGTGGCCAAGATATGGGACATTTTGGGTTATTATTGGAGCAATATTAACTCAAAACACTAAATGGACAAATGTAGAAAAATCACTATTAAATTTAGAAAATGCTAATGTTTTAAGCTTAGAAGATGTAGCAAATTTAGATATTTTAAGCCTTAGTGAATTGATTAAGCCAAGTGGATTTTATAATACTAAAGCTAAAAGATTAAGCGCACTTTGTAAAAATATTGTAGCTAAGTTTGGTACATTTGATGAGTTTGCTAATAGCGTAAGTTTTGAGTGGCTTATATCACAAAAAGGCCTAGGGCTTGAGAGTGTATATTCTATCTTATGTTTTGGATGTAGGCGTGAAGTGATGGTAGTTGATAACTATACTAATAGAATTTTTATAGCTCTTGGCTATGAGTTTGAAAGCTATGAAGAGGCTAGAGAGTGGCTAGAGAGTATAGATAGAGATGAGATATATAAAAGCTTAGGCAATATAGATGATAATGAGCTATTTTGTCGCTATCATGGGGTTATTGTTGAGTTTTGTAAAGCACATTTAAAAGGAGGCAAATTTGATGATTTTGCCCTAAATTTATTTAGTGAGCTTAGCTAATTAAAATTATTATTAATTATCAATGCTTTTTGCGTAACAAGATTAATAAAGGTTTTAAATAAATCTTTATATCGGAGTTATATTATAAAATTTTTTACTTAAAAATATATTTATGATTAACTCTATCTATCATCTATATTTAACATTAATTTAACAAATATCATATAAAATTACTCCATAAATTAATTAAAAAGGATTTTTATGAAAAAGATTAGTATAGCAGCAATTTTAGCTTTAGCAATTAGTGCAAATGCTTCAGGTTTTACAGGAGGTAATGCACCAGCTAATCAAGGTGGATTTTTAGGTGGCCATTCAGGTGCAAATAGCGTAAAAGTAGCATTAGATGCAAAAGATGACACATTAGTAACTGTTAAGGGAAAAATCTTAAGTCAAGTAGCACATGAAAAGTATAAATTTAGTGATGGTAAAGATACAATTATTATTGAAATTGATGATGAGGATTGGGGTGGTTTAAGTGTTGGTCCAGATGAGACTGTTACAATATATGGTGAAGTTGATGGCAATACTATTAGAGCAAATGAGATTGATGTAAAAAGAATTACTAAATAAGACTTTAAGTGTTAGTCTAAATTTAATACAAAAAACTTCAAAAA of Campylobacter vicugnae contains these proteins:
- a CDS encoding 3-methyladenine DNA glycosylase, yielding MILRSSELFLALNRVCEFDFSINKFWWPRYGTFWVIIGAILTQNTKWTNVEKSLLNLENANVLSLEDVANLDILSLSELIKPSGFYNTKAKRLSALCKNIVAKFGTFDEFANSVSFEWLISQKGLGLESVYSILCFGCRREVMVVDNYTNRIFIALGYEFESYEEAREWLESIDRDEIYKSLGNIDDNELFCRYHGVIVEFCKAHLKGGKFDDFALNLFSELS
- a CDS encoding NirD/YgiW/YdeI family stress tolerance protein, with the translated sequence MKKISIAAILALAISANASGFTGGNAPANQGGFLGGHSGANSVKVALDAKDDTLVTVKGKILSQVAHEKYKFSDGKDTIIIEIDDEDWGGLSVGPDETVTIYGEVDGNTIRANEIDVKRITK
- a CDS encoding DUF815 domain-containing protein, whose translation is MKIKWKNTPAAIVRDGKLKAVKDIAKIDLDNFVHLDRQIEQLEQNTLKFIEHGVINHALLWGERGCGKSSLVRGIFCKFIDKNLRLIEINPSELNSLYKILDKIRDKKKYKFIIFCDDFGFENADKALAQLKSLLEGSIEAPPSNAIFYATSNLKHLVRSRLNSDNYIVEKENSRENLSLSDRFGLHISFYELSVDEYMDIIYRLFDGYNVDRDRLKIQALAYAASKGVRSARNAKQFWQNTKDDIEKL